In Nitrospira defluvii, the genomic stretch GAGCAAGCACGGTCTCGATCTCGGGATCGATCCACCGGAGAAAGCCTGACCCGGCCAGTAAGACCAGCAACCCTTTCAAGACCTTGAAGAGGGCAATGGGAGCCAGGCTCGTCTGCTGCCGCACCGGCGCTTTTACCGTCATAACGCCGTTTCCAGCCGCACGACGAGGATTGGCGCTTGCTCACCAAGCCCCCTTTCCCCTAGGCTACTCCCAACCATAGGCTCTCGATGAACGGTTCACCGTGATGAACGAACAGTGTGCACACAGCCTGGCCGAGGACTGGATCGCCGCCTGGAACCGGCACGACCTCAATGCCATTCTTCGTCACTATGCATCGGACGTCGAGTTTACCAGTCCCTTTGTCACGGCGCTATCCGCGGATGCGTCCGGTACGATCCGAGGCCGCGACGCGTTGCAGACCTATTTTCAGAAGGGACTCATCGCCTATCCGGAGCTGCAGTTTGACCTCATCCGCGTCCTGCCAGGAGTGGGCAGCCTGGTCCTGTATTATCGAAGCGTCCAGGGACTCTTGGCGGCTGAAGTGATGACCGTCAACGACGAGGGTTTGATCCAAACCGTACGCGTGCACTATGCGAAGGAAGAGGCGACCGCCGAGGCCGGACTCAGGAGAGCAACCCGCTCGGACGATGCCCGGTCAGATGGGCGATGATGAGACCGGCATCGCTAACCGGATCGCAGGTAAACGGGGTGTCGTGCCGGCGAGTCACGGATGTCGTCAATCGTTCAGCGGCCTGTCTGACGGGAAGCGGGAACTCCACCTCCTGCTGAATCCGTTGCAGGTGTGCCATCGTATCTCCCTGCCACAACGGGTGACCTGCCGCAGCCAACCAGGCCCGATCGGCCAACGCCACCGCGCGCCTCGCGCAGACCCGCGCCTTGCCTTCCTGCCCCTGCTCCCAAGCAGCCCTCGCCATTGAGAGTTCTCGATCGATGCGTACAGAATCGGACATGCGTCATCACGCTACGGCTGTATGGTCGAACCTGTCAACACGAAGAGGCAGCCTCGACACAGGCCTCGATACGGGCTCAGGACAATTTCCCTCTTTTTCAGGGAATCCCCTATTCCTTTCCCCCCACCAACGAGGCATAGTGCACGCCACGATTCGTGCTCCATTGCCATCAGCCGCCTGACATCGACGCCACCGGCAACACCTGAACAGATCATGGCAACTCATCCTATGCGCAAATCCAGCATGTACCGCTTCCACGATTCGGCGCGCAAAGACCGGAAGTTTATGCTCGCGGCGTTGGCCGCTGCCCTCCTCCTCGCAGCCCTGCTCTCGAGCCTCGGGTTGGATATTTTCCACCCCACCGTCAAGTAGTCGCGTCCCTCCGCGCGTTCGGCTATGATCGTGCCAGCTCCGCGACCACCGTATCGCATGAAACGAGGCGAATGGAACGCCTCACCCTGACCACAGATGACCTGGATCGTTTATATCTTGGAATGTGCCGACGGGAGCCTCTACACCGGCATCACCAACGATTTGGATCGTCGCATGCGGGCGCACGCCAGCGGGAGGGGCGCAAAATACACGAAACGCCGAGGGCCATTTACGGTGCGGTATACCGAGCTGCTGGACAGCAAGGGCGCCGCCTTACAGCGTGAGGCTGCCATCAAATCACTGGACCGAACGGCGAAGAAGGCGCTGCTGACAGCCGGTCCGTAGTCACGTCAGCCGAACAGGCAGCACGATTCCCCCACCTTATTTCTTTTTCACCACCTTCTTCTTGGGTTTCACCGCCGGCTTGGCGGGTGTCCTCGACGGCTTTCTTTTTGCGGTCCCCCCCAACACGATTACCGGCTTTTCCGGCGAGAACGCCTCCTCGATCCGGCTCTTGCCGTTCGTCGCAACGATAACGAGTCCCTGGTGTTTCTCGATACTCTGCAGCAGATACGACACGTCGGTCTGCGCAACCCGATCATGCGCATCCTGCACTCGACTGCCGGTCCCGAACAACGCATCCGCTTCGTCGAAAAAGAGAATCGATCCATGGCGATTCGCCATGTCGAACACGCGATTCACATTCTTTTCCGTTTCACGGCTATGTTTGCTGACGAC encodes the following:
- a CDS encoding GIY-YIG nuclease family protein — its product is MTWIVYILECADGSLYTGITNDLDRRMRAHASGRGAKYTKRRGPFTVRYTELLDSKGAALQREAAIKSLDRTAKKALLTAGP
- a CDS encoding AAA family ATPase, whose translation is MAGATVTRQRKNDPQQNKKAPAKKPKKARAQEPSGAVIVLSGATPLRRQKAAEVLAEELQLHLASVDLAAVVSKHSRETEKNVNRVFDMANRHGSILFFDEADALFGTGSRVQDAHDRVAQTDVSYLLQSIEKHQGLVIVATNGKSRIEEAFSPEKPVIVLGGTAKRKPSRTPAKPAVKPKKKVVKKK
- a CDS encoding nuclear transport factor 2 family protein; protein product: MNEQCAHSLAEDWIAAWNRHDLNAILRHYASDVEFTSPFVTALSADASGTIRGRDALQTYFQKGLIAYPELQFDLIRVLPGVGSLVLYYRSVQGLLAAEVMTVNDEGLIQTVRVHYAKEEATAEAGLRRATRSDDARSDGR